The following are encoded in a window of Kitasatospora fiedleri genomic DNA:
- a CDS encoding helix-turn-helix transcriptional regulator → MDDLAGFLRTRRSRVDPAAAGIPTDSRRRVAGLRREEVAHLSGVSVDYYVRLEQGRATQPSEQVLDALARVLGLDATEQEHLHRLARQPRRRAKAPTGRIRPELLRVLGMVSDAPAIIMDHRMDVLARNRLAGLLYGRPAEGLNTARHIFLEEGERGLYAEWESCTLDVVGHLRLAAGKYPDDPRLASLIGELSMGSERFRRLWARADVRARTHGRKAYRHPLVGLLELHQENFSLPDGSGVELLVLSAAPGSPSEDGLRLLAGLASDTEGSRDPADARTGE, encoded by the coding sequence ATGGACGATCTCGCGGGTTTCCTGCGAACCAGGCGCTCCCGGGTCGACCCGGCGGCGGCCGGCATCCCCACCGACAGCCGACGGCGGGTGGCGGGGCTGCGGCGCGAGGAGGTCGCGCACCTGTCCGGGGTGAGCGTCGACTACTACGTGCGCCTGGAGCAGGGGCGGGCCACCCAGCCCTCCGAGCAGGTGCTGGACGCGCTGGCGCGGGTGCTGGGCCTGGACGCGACGGAGCAGGAGCACCTGCACCGGCTGGCCCGGCAGCCCCGGCGCCGGGCGAAGGCGCCGACCGGGCGTATCCGGCCGGAGCTGCTGCGCGTCCTCGGCATGGTCTCCGACGCGCCCGCGATCATCATGGACCACCGGATGGACGTCCTCGCCCGCAACCGCCTGGCCGGGCTGCTCTACGGCCGGCCCGCCGAGGGCCTGAACACCGCCCGGCACATCTTCCTGGAGGAGGGCGAGCGCGGCCTCTACGCGGAGTGGGAGAGCTGCACCCTCGACGTGGTCGGCCACCTGCGGCTGGCCGCCGGGAAGTACCCGGACGACCCCCGGCTGGCCTCCCTGATCGGCGAACTGTCGATGGGCAGCGAACGCTTCCGCCGCCTGTGGGCCCGCGCGGACGTGCGCGCCCGCACCCACGGCCGCAAGGCGTACCGCCATCCCCTGGTCGGGCTGCTCGAACTGCACCAGGAGAACTTCTCCCTGCCGGACGGCTCGGGCGTGGAGCTTCTGGTCCTCTCCGCCGCCCCCGGCAGCCCTTCCGAGGACGGCCTGCGCCTCCTCGCGGGCCTGGCCTCGGACACCGAAGGCTCCCGCGACCCGGCGGACGCCCGGACCGGCGAGTAA
- a CDS encoding GNAT family N-acetyltransferase codes for MSPLVPPVIPPGSLSSSAQPTLPIGGGLLLRPWLGSDAAAVARVFRDPAIRRRHLRGADSAEEAGEWIAKWQRGWADETAAHWAVATVDGDAGTDANADADADADADGGRLLGRVSLQCLVLCGGQAEIAYWTAPEARGRGVCSRAVDRVSDWALHEAGFHRIELGHSTANPASCRIAGKTGYLLEGTRRSALLHADGWHDMHLHARVREGD; via the coding sequence GTGTCTCCCCTCGTTCCCCCCGTCATCCCTCCGGGCAGCCTCAGCAGCTCCGCCCAGCCCACCCTGCCGATCGGCGGCGGCCTGCTGCTGCGGCCCTGGCTCGGCTCCGACGCGGCGGCCGTCGCCCGGGTCTTCCGCGATCCGGCGATCCGGCGCCGGCACCTGCGCGGCGCGGACTCCGCCGAGGAGGCGGGCGAGTGGATCGCCAAGTGGCAGCGCGGCTGGGCGGACGAGACCGCCGCCCACTGGGCCGTGGCCACCGTCGACGGCGACGCCGGCACCGATGCCAATGCCGACGCCGACGCCGACGCCGACGCCGACGGCGGTCGGCTGCTCGGGCGGGTCTCCCTCCAGTGCCTCGTCCTGTGCGGCGGACAGGCGGAGATCGCCTACTGGACCGCCCCCGAGGCCCGCGGCCGCGGCGTCTGCTCCCGGGCGGTGGACCGCGTCTCGGACTGGGCCCTGCACGAGGCGGGCTTCCATCGGATCGAACTCGGCCACTCCACGGCGAACCCCGCCTCCTGCCGGATCGCCGGGAAGACCGGCTACCTCCTGGAGGGCACCCGCCGCAGCGCCCTGCTGCACGCCGACGGCTGGCACGACATGCACCTGCACGCCCGCGTCCGGGAGGGGGACTGA
- a CDS encoding TetR/AcrR family transcriptional regulator C-terminal ligand-binding domain-containing protein: MTQATGTSRPGGRTARTREAVHAATRELLAESADGTVELAEVAARSGVHVATLYRRWRTADGLIIDTVVEELGRRSPLPATGDLRADLLGWTSRLLAELGEPGHLAFFRAMLRAGDQGEHGLDFVEPRIRQLQATLDAAGATVLTWGDVFELILAPAYVRALLASPMDPATDAPRLVDNIIAIRTARERARLD, translated from the coding sequence GTGACGCAAGCAACGGGGACGTCCCGGCCCGGCGGCCGGACCGCCCGCACCAGAGAGGCCGTGCACGCCGCCACCCGCGAACTGCTGGCCGAATCCGCCGACGGCACGGTGGAGCTCGCCGAGGTGGCGGCGCGTTCCGGCGTGCACGTGGCCACCCTCTACCGCCGCTGGCGGACCGCCGACGGCCTGATCATCGACACCGTCGTGGAGGAGCTGGGCCGCCGCTCGCCCCTGCCCGCCACCGGCGACCTGCGGGCCGACCTGCTCGGCTGGACCAGCCGCCTGCTCGCCGAACTGGGCGAGCCCGGCCACCTGGCCTTCTTCCGCGCCATGCTGCGGGCCGGCGACCAGGGCGAGCACGGCCTCGACTTCGTCGAACCCCGAATCCGCCAGCTCCAGGCCACCCTGGACGCCGCCGGCGCCACCGTGCTGACCTGGGGCGATGTCTTCGAACTGATCCTCGCCCCGGCCTACGTCCGCGCCCTGCTCGCCTCCCCGATGGACCCCGCGACCGACGCCCCCCGCCTGGTCGACAACATCATCGCGATCCGGACCGCCCGGGAGCGGGCACGGCTGGACTGA
- a CDS encoding ABC transporter permease, which produces MTLRHLGRRLLGLLATLLAASLALHGALFLAPGDPATLLVGGGKPPNPELLAEIHRQYHLDDPFLTQYWHWLTGLLHGDAGTSLAQHDTVAHLIGARIGTTALLIGYAAALILAAGLTLGTLAGLRGGRTATAVTAATGTLMAVPTFVSAVLLIWLFAVRLGWLPAYGDGDGGLGDRLRHLTLPALALAASWLAYVAQVTRSAVHAEQGSEHVQTARSRGIPERLVVRRHVLRNASGPILSVAGVSVAGLIAGSSVIEQTFGLNGLGALLVQSAARRDLAVVQALALLTVTAFALVNTAVDLATAALDHRTPIGGAPA; this is translated from the coding sequence ATGACGCTCCGCCACCTGGGCCGCCGCCTGCTCGGCCTGCTCGCCACCCTGCTGGCCGCCAGCCTCGCCCTCCACGGCGCCCTGTTCCTCGCCCCCGGCGACCCCGCCACCCTGCTGGTCGGCGGCGGCAAACCGCCCAACCCCGAACTGCTCGCCGAGATCCACCGCCAGTACCACCTCGACGACCCCTTCCTCACCCAGTACTGGCACTGGCTCACCGGCCTGCTGCACGGCGACGCCGGCACCTCGCTCGCCCAGCACGACACCGTCGCCCACCTGATCGGCGCCCGGATCGGCACCACCGCCCTGCTGATCGGCTACGCCGCCGCCCTCATCCTGGCGGCCGGCCTCACCCTCGGCACCCTCGCCGGACTGCGCGGCGGACGCACCGCCACCGCCGTCACCGCCGCCACCGGCACCCTGATGGCCGTCCCCACCTTCGTCTCCGCCGTCCTGCTGATCTGGCTGTTCGCCGTCCGGCTCGGCTGGCTCCCCGCCTACGGCGACGGCGACGGCGGCCTCGGCGACCGACTGCGCCACCTCACCCTGCCCGCCCTGGCCCTGGCCGCCTCCTGGCTCGCCTACGTCGCCCAGGTCACCCGCTCCGCCGTGCACGCCGAACAGGGCTCCGAACACGTCCAGACCGCCCGCAGCCGGGGCATCCCCGAACGGCTGGTCGTCCGCCGGCACGTCCTGCGCAACGCCTCCGGGCCGATCCTCTCGGTGGCCGGCGTCTCCGTCGCCGGACTGATCGCCGGCAGCTCCGTCATCGAGCAGACCTTCGGCCTCAACGGCCTCGGCGCACTGCTCGTGCAGAGCGCCGCCCGCCGGGACCTCGCCGTCGTCCAGGCCCTCGCCCTGCTCACCGTCACCGCCTTCGCCCTGGTCAACACCGCCGTCGACCTGGCCACCGCCGCACTCGACCACCGCACCCCGATCGGAGGCGCCCCCGCATGA
- a CDS encoding SDR family NAD(P)-dependent oxidoreductase, with the protein MGKTAVVTAGTGGIGLETALGLAAAGFAVTVVGRNAGRGAGAVERINAERPTRPARFLAADLVSLDQVRALADTIAAERAASGEPLTVLVNNVGAMFARRQRIDGVEASFVVNHLSPYLLTELLLPTLTAGAPSRVVNVTSAAVGVARRAFDAVEPPGGYYGFHWYGRAKLANLAYTLDLAKRLAGSGVSVFAADPGGAATAMTDGTLTDPRIVSPPLRLLWPLVRRRFERSTSGSAAAAARPSITAATDPALAGRTGLVLGPSAVPVAPFRAATDPRTAAAVRRLSEAHAPVAAPARTERRN; encoded by the coding sequence ATGGGGAAGACAGCCGTGGTCACGGCGGGCACCGGCGGCATCGGCCTGGAGACCGCGCTCGGACTGGCCGCCGCGGGATTCGCCGTCACCGTGGTCGGCCGCAACGCCGGGCGCGGGGCCGGGGCGGTGGAGCGGATCAACGCGGAGCGGCCCACGCGGCCCGCCCGGTTCCTGGCCGCCGATCTGGTCTCGCTCGACCAGGTCCGCGCGCTGGCGGACACGATCGCCGCCGAGCGGGCGGCGTCGGGGGAGCCGCTGACGGTGCTGGTCAACAACGTGGGCGCGATGTTCGCCCGGCGGCAGCGGATCGACGGCGTCGAGGCGTCGTTCGTGGTCAACCACCTGTCGCCGTACCTGCTGACCGAACTGCTGCTGCCCACGCTCACCGCCGGGGCGCCCAGCCGGGTGGTGAACGTGACCTCGGCCGCGGTCGGCGTCGCCAGGCGGGCCTTCGACGCCGTCGAGCCGCCGGGCGGCTACTACGGCTTCCACTGGTACGGGCGGGCCAAGCTGGCCAACCTCGCGTACACGCTCGACCTGGCGAAGCGGCTGGCGGGATCGGGCGTGTCGGTCTTCGCCGCCGACCCCGGGGGCGCCGCTACCGCGATGACCGACGGAACCCTGACCGACCCGAGGATCGTCTCCCCGCCGCTGCGGCTGCTGTGGCCGCTGGTGCGCCGCCGGTTCGAACGCTCCACCTCCGGCTCCGCGGCCGCGGCCGCCCGGCCCTCGATCACCGCCGCCACCGACCCCGCGCTGGCCGGCCGGACCGGCCTCGTCCTCGGCCCCTCGGCCGTTCCCGTCGCCCCGTTCCGCGCCGCGACCGACCCCCGGACCGCCGCCGCCGTGCGCCGACTCAGCGAGGCCCACGCACCCGTGGCCGCCCCCGCGCGCACGGAACGCCGCAACTGA
- a CDS encoding ABC transporter ATP-binding protein, with the protein MKPAREPASEPPAGPTPLLDVDRLVKHYDGHPAVDGVSLRLMPGQALAVVGESGSGKTTTARLVTGLERADAGRITLDGAPLPGPRARTAERLAHARRAQMVFQDPYTSLDRHQRIGDAVAEVLARHTPLRGAALEARRDELLDQVGLDARQAGARPRALSGGQRQRAAIARALAVEPRLLVLDEAVAALDVSVQAQIVNLLVRIREQRPIAYLFITHDLGIVPFLCEDVVVMRHGRIVESGRSRDVLTAPRDPYTRALVDSIPRPGWKPVRQPARDSAQDPHRNPDRNPDRKAAAP; encoded by the coding sequence GTGAAACCCGCACGGGAACCCGCGTCCGAACCTCCGGCCGGGCCGACGCCCCTGCTGGACGTCGACCGGCTGGTCAAGCACTACGACGGACACCCCGCCGTCGACGGCGTCAGCCTGCGCCTGATGCCCGGCCAGGCCCTCGCCGTGGTCGGCGAGTCCGGCTCCGGCAAGACCACCACCGCCCGTCTGGTCACCGGCCTGGAACGCGCCGACGCCGGACGGATCACCCTCGACGGCGCACCCCTGCCCGGCCCCCGCGCCCGCACCGCCGAACGCCTCGCCCACGCCCGCCGCGCCCAGATGGTCTTCCAGGACCCGTACACCTCGCTCGACCGCCACCAGCGGATCGGCGACGCCGTCGCCGAGGTCCTCGCCCGGCACACCCCGCTGCGCGGCGCCGCCCTCGAAGCGCGCCGCGACGAACTGCTCGACCAGGTCGGCCTGGACGCCCGGCAGGCCGGCGCCCGCCCCCGCGCCCTCTCCGGCGGCCAGCGCCAGCGCGCCGCGATCGCCCGCGCCCTGGCCGTCGAACCGAGACTGCTGGTGCTGGACGAGGCGGTGGCCGCGCTCGACGTCTCGGTGCAGGCCCAGATCGTCAACCTGCTGGTCCGCATCCGCGAACAGCGCCCGATCGCCTACCTGTTCATCACCCACGACCTGGGCATCGTCCCGTTCCTGTGCGAGGACGTGGTGGTGATGCGGCACGGCCGGATCGTCGAGTCCGGCCGCTCCCGGGACGTGCTGACCGCCCCGCGCGACCCGTACACCCGCGCCCTGGTCGACTCGATCCCCCGCCCCGGCTGGAAGCCCGTCCGGCAGCCCGCCCGCGATTCCGCCCAGGACCCCCACCGGAACCCCGACCGGAACCCCGACCGGAAGGCCGCCGCCCCGTGA
- a CDS encoding SRPBCC family protein has translation MTEFRIVLATPLTADETWRRVTDWPRHGAGVPFTAVHGDGRTVVARTGAGRFGFDDVMDVVRWEPPRADRPGVCRLVKRGPLVTGWAEIEVRPHRGGAVVRWREDLRVGPLPALFDRPTAWCGRILFRRTLRTLLR, from the coding sequence ATGACCGAGTTCCGCATCGTCCTGGCCACCCCGCTGACCGCCGACGAGACCTGGCGGCGTGTCACCGACTGGCCGCGGCACGGGGCCGGGGTGCCGTTCACCGCGGTGCACGGGGACGGCCGGACGGTGGTGGCCCGCACCGGCGCGGGTCGGTTCGGCTTCGACGACGTGATGGACGTCGTCCGATGGGAGCCGCCGCGGGCCGACCGGCCCGGCGTCTGCCGCCTGGTCAAGCGCGGCCCGCTGGTGACCGGTTGGGCCGAGATCGAGGTCCGCCCGCACCGGGGCGGCGCCGTCGTCCGCTGGCGCGAGGACCTGCGGGTCGGCCCGCTGCCCGCCCTGTTCGACCGGCCGACCGCCTGGTGCGGCCGCATCCTCTTCCGCCGGACCCTGCGCACCCTGCTGCGCTGA
- a CDS encoding TetR/AcrR family transcriptional regulator, translating to MTTPPLRKDAARNWERIVAIARDLVDQGTPLQLNDVARRAGLGVATVYRHFPTPEALLETVAAPCLEDLAGHGAQALADTDPWRALGSFLARVVEAQLTDAALPPVAAAPADALPRTTELKESLASAGTALLDRARDAGAVRPDLAARDLVPLMCGIAHAVNVHGGTPADKAETAHRYLDTLLEGMRPAPSHA from the coding sequence ATGACGACCCCACCGCTGCGCAAGGACGCCGCCCGCAACTGGGAGCGGATCGTCGCGATCGCCCGCGACCTGGTCGATCAGGGCACCCCGTTGCAGCTCAACGACGTCGCCCGCCGGGCCGGTCTCGGGGTCGCCACCGTCTACCGGCACTTCCCCACCCCCGAGGCACTGCTGGAGACCGTCGCCGCCCCCTGCCTCGAGGACCTCGCCGGCCACGGCGCGCAGGCCCTGGCCGACACCGACCCCTGGCGGGCACTGGGGAGCTTCCTGGCCCGCGTCGTCGAGGCGCAGCTCACCGACGCCGCGCTGCCCCCGGTCGCCGCCGCCCCCGCCGACGCCCTGCCGCGGACCACGGAACTCAAGGAGTCGCTCGCGTCGGCCGGCACCGCGCTGCTCGACCGGGCCCGCGACGCCGGAGCCGTCCGCCCCGACCTCGCCGCGCGCGACCTGGTCCCGCTCATGTGCGGCATCGCCCACGCCGTGAACGTCCACGGCGGCACGCCCGCCGACAAGGCCGAAACCGCCCACCGCTACCTCGACACCCTGCTCGAAGGCATGCGCCCCGCGCCGTCGCACGCCTGA
- a CDS encoding ABC transporter permease, producing the protein MSTLRPAAAVRGPRRRAIRVRGRLVPLLAGTFVALVVLAAALAPLIAPHDPNAVDPLAVSRPATAAHWLGTDDTGRDILSRLLYGARPSLLAPLAVTLAAGALGTALAVSAAWRGGWWDRAVTAALDLVFGFPGLVLAVVGAALFGAGLPVAVATLTLASLPYVVRVVRGSALRERHLPYTAALRMLGVGGTRICLRHLLPNLAPLILVQTATSFGYTLLDIAAFSFIGLGARPPTAEWGLMVAQGAPGILAGRPEQALAAGTAIVLFTVACGLLGNALSQRLAGDPT; encoded by the coding sequence ATGAGCACCCTCCGCCCCGCCGCCGCGGTCCGCGGCCCGCGGCGGCGCGCGATCCGCGTCCGCGGCCGACTGGTCCCGCTGCTCGCCGGGACGTTCGTCGCCCTGGTCGTGCTCGCCGCCGCCCTCGCCCCGCTGATCGCCCCGCACGACCCGAACGCCGTCGACCCGCTCGCCGTCTCCCGACCCGCCACCGCCGCCCACTGGCTCGGCACCGACGACACCGGACGCGACATCCTCTCTCGCCTCCTGTACGGCGCCCGGCCCAGCCTGCTCGCCCCGCTCGCCGTCACCCTCGCCGCCGGGGCCCTCGGCACCGCGCTCGCCGTCAGCGCCGCCTGGCGCGGCGGCTGGTGGGACCGCGCCGTCACCGCCGCCCTCGACCTGGTCTTCGGCTTCCCCGGACTCGTCCTCGCCGTGGTCGGCGCCGCCCTGTTCGGCGCCGGGCTGCCCGTCGCCGTCGCCACCCTCACCCTCGCCTCGCTGCCCTACGTCGTCCGGGTGGTGCGCGGCAGCGCCCTGCGCGAACGCCACCTGCCCTACACCGCCGCGCTGCGGATGCTCGGCGTCGGCGGCACCCGGATCTGCCTGCGCCACCTGCTGCCCAACCTCGCCCCGCTGATCCTGGTGCAGACCGCCACCTCCTTCGGCTACACCCTGCTCGACATCGCCGCGTTCTCCTTCATCGGCCTCGGCGCCCGACCCCCCACCGCCGAATGGGGCCTGATGGTCGCCCAGGGCGCCCCCGGCATCCTGGCCGGCCGCCCCGAACAGGCCCTCGCCGCCGGCACCGCCATCGTCCTGTTCACCGTCGCCTGCGGACTGCTCGGCAACGCCCTGTCCCAGCGCCTCGCCGGAGACCCCACATGA
- a CDS encoding VC0807 family protein, translating to MDGQQVRAEAAGAGRTELPRGADGRVDWAAYAGDGATPKERAARGKRQLLRSVLFELGVPLAAYYVLLGLGAGQWLAITLSGLAALPWVLYGLVRNRRLDPMPVFALVLIAVGALLSAVTGSPRVLLVRDSWVFGVIGLWVLGSLLTRRPFMLGAARTVVAAKIGPVGADAWAGQWEHDPVFRRDLRLLTLVWGCGFALDALVRVAFALTLPIGAVPLVNTLQWLAVLGTLFAFHFWYIKRHGLEV from the coding sequence ATGGACGGACAGCAGGTACGGGCGGAAGCCGCCGGGGCGGGCCGGACGGAGCTGCCGCGCGGCGCGGACGGCCGGGTCGACTGGGCGGCGTACGCGGGCGACGGGGCGACGCCGAAGGAGCGGGCGGCGCGCGGGAAGCGGCAGTTGCTGCGCTCCGTCCTGTTCGAGCTGGGGGTGCCGCTGGCCGCCTACTACGTGCTGCTCGGCCTGGGCGCCGGGCAGTGGCTGGCGATCACGCTGAGCGGCCTGGCGGCCCTGCCGTGGGTGCTCTACGGCCTGGTCCGGAACCGGCGCCTGGACCCGATGCCGGTGTTCGCGCTGGTGCTGATCGCGGTGGGGGCGCTGCTGTCGGCCGTCACCGGCAGCCCGCGGGTGCTGCTGGTGCGCGACAGCTGGGTGTTCGGCGTGATCGGCCTGTGGGTGCTGGGCAGCCTGCTGACCCGCCGCCCGTTCATGCTGGGCGCGGCCCGGACGGTGGTCGCCGCGAAGATCGGCCCGGTCGGCGCGGACGCCTGGGCCGGGCAGTGGGAGCACGACCCGGTCTTCCGCCGCGACCTGCGCCTGCTGACCCTGGTCTGGGGCTGCGGTTTCGCGCTGGACGCGCTGGTGCGGGTGGCGTTCGCGCTGACCCTGCCGATCGGTGCCGTCCCGCTGGTGAACACCCTGCAGTGGCTGGCCGTGCTGGGCACGCTGTTCGCCTTCCACTTCTGGTACATCAAGCGGCACGGCCTGGAGGTCTGA
- a CDS encoding DUF3237 domain-containing protein, translating to MTPALDFAFEIRAHLAPTRHVGHGDGETLEFTPITGGTVTGPRLTGTVLPGGDWSSTRGPVCQLDARYLLRAEDGAVIDIVNRGYYRLDPDCPAQDEDEDEDDGLRIAEPGAYYRTVPVFRTDAPAHRRLAGTVFVGLARPEDEERTVVIRVYALR from the coding sequence GTGACCCCCGCCCTCGACTTCGCCTTCGAGATCCGCGCCCACCTCGCCCCCACCCGACACGTCGGCCACGGCGACGGCGAGACGCTCGAGTTCACCCCCATCACCGGCGGCACCGTCACCGGCCCCCGCCTCACCGGCACCGTGCTGCCCGGCGGCGACTGGAGCAGCACCCGCGGCCCGGTCTGCCAGCTCGACGCCCGCTACCTGCTGCGCGCCGAGGACGGCGCGGTCATCGACATCGTCAACCGCGGCTACTACCGGCTCGACCCCGACTGCCCCGCGCAGGACGAGGACGAGGACGAGGACGACGGGCTGCGGATCGCCGAGCCGGGCGCCTACTACCGCACCGTCCCCGTCTTCCGCACCGACGCCCCCGCCCACCGCCGGCTCGCCGGAACGGTCTTCGTCGGCCTGGCCCGGCCGGAGGACGAGGAGCGCACCGTGGTGATCCGGGTGTACGCGCTGCGCTGA
- a CDS encoding TetR/AcrR family transcriptional regulator, producing the protein MGRTFTESARRQQIVAAAIEVIAEAGYAKASFARIAKQAGLSSTGLISYHFKGKDDLLREVVAEVLRVAEAYMLPRIDAAVGPRGRMRAFIESNIELVAAHPRELAALVEILNGQGDDAAGEFAASRRAVMDFQEQQVRRAQADGEYGPFDARVLVTAVRGAIDAVLVRVLREPELDVAAGARELADLFDRAVRPAEVCLETHRRLGEE; encoded by the coding sequence GTGGGGCGCACATTCACCGAATCGGCGCGGCGTCAGCAGATCGTGGCGGCCGCCATCGAGGTGATCGCGGAGGCCGGGTACGCCAAGGCGTCGTTCGCGCGGATCGCCAAGCAGGCCGGGCTGAGCAGCACCGGGCTGATCTCGTACCACTTCAAGGGCAAGGACGACCTGCTGCGCGAGGTGGTGGCGGAGGTGCTGCGGGTCGCGGAGGCGTACATGCTGCCGCGGATCGACGCGGCGGTGGGCCCGCGCGGGCGGATGCGGGCCTTCATCGAGTCCAACATCGAGCTGGTGGCCGCGCACCCGCGCGAGCTGGCGGCGCTGGTGGAGATCCTGAACGGCCAGGGGGACGACGCGGCGGGCGAGTTCGCCGCGAGCCGACGGGCCGTCATGGACTTCCAGGAGCAGCAGGTCCGCAGGGCGCAGGCGGACGGCGAGTACGGCCCGTTCGATGCCCGGGTGCTGGTGACGGCCGTCCGGGGCGCGATCGACGCGGTGCTGGTACGGGTGCTGCGCGAGCCGGAGCTCGACGTGGCCGCCGGCGCAAGGGAGTTGGCCGACCTGTTCGACCGGGCGGTCCGCCCGGCGGAGGTCTGCCTGGAGACGCATCGGAGACTGGGGGAAGAATGA
- a CDS encoding alpha/beta fold hydrolase, with product MTTAEPTRYARTVHGSGPGLLLAHGAGGGIAANFGPIMDGLAARHTVVGVDYPGSGTTPLPAAPLELDDLADQLVAAADAEGLDTFAVCGYSLGGAVALRVAARHPRRVTALVLSAAFARLDTRTELAAAIWQQLHDAGQHLILAQYLTHLTVSAPVLDHLGPARVRAAAEQSALALPPGTSAQVDLVRRTDVRDGLAAVTAPTLVVLTTADPLIPVALQRELAAAVPGARTAELATGHLPFLEQPERWLETITGFLAERDGAR from the coding sequence ATGACCACCGCAGAACCGACCCGCTACGCCCGCACCGTGCACGGCTCCGGCCCCGGCCTCCTGCTCGCCCACGGGGCGGGCGGCGGCATCGCCGCCAACTTCGGACCGATCATGGACGGTCTCGCCGCCCGGCACACCGTCGTCGGCGTCGACTACCCCGGCTCGGGCACCACCCCGCTCCCCGCCGCGCCCCTGGAACTCGACGACCTGGCGGACCAGTTGGTCGCCGCGGCGGACGCGGAAGGGCTCGACACCTTCGCCGTCTGCGGGTACTCGCTGGGCGGCGCGGTCGCCCTGCGGGTCGCCGCCCGCCACCCGCGCCGGGTCACCGCACTCGTGCTGAGCGCGGCCTTCGCCCGCCTGGACACCCGCACCGAACTGGCCGCCGCTATCTGGCAGCAGCTCCACGACGCCGGACAGCACCTCATCCTCGCCCAGTACCTGACCCACCTGACCGTCAGCGCCCCGGTGCTGGACCACCTCGGCCCCGCCCGGGTGCGCGCCGCCGCCGAGCAGAGCGCCCTCGCCCTCCCGCCCGGCACCTCCGCCCAGGTCGACCTGGTCCGCCGGACCGACGTCCGCGACGGCCTCGCGGCCGTCACCGCGCCGACCCTCGTCGTCCTCACCACGGCCGACCCCCTGATACCGGTGGCCCTCCAGCGCGAACTGGCCGCCGCCGTCCCGGGCGCACGGACCGCCGAACTCGCGACCGGGCACCTGCCGTTCCTGGAGCAGCCCGAACGGTGGCTGGAGACCATCACCGGCTTCCTCGCCGAGCGGGACGGCGCCCGCTAG
- a CDS encoding NAD(P)H-dependent oxidoreductase yields MKTLIVHAHPEPKSLNGSLTDHAVTVLRAAGHEVRVSDLYAMGWKAAVDAADYGPHASDPLKVPLDSGRAFDAGALTPDVRAEQEKLLWADTVVFQFPLWWYGMPAILKGWVDRVFTYRFAYGVGEHSATKYGERFGEGTLAGRRALLSVTVGGPESHYAARGINGPIDDLLFPIHHGILYYPGLEVLPPFVVYGGDRLAEQDYPAVAAAWEQRLLTLGSTEPIAFRPQNSGDYEIPSLHLKDGLEPVGRTGFGLHVRP; encoded by the coding sequence ATGAAGACGCTGATCGTCCACGCCCACCCGGAGCCCAAGTCGCTCAACGGCTCGCTGACCGACCACGCGGTGACCGTCCTGCGGGCCGCCGGGCACGAGGTCCGGGTGAGCGACCTCTACGCGATGGGCTGGAAGGCGGCCGTGGACGCCGCCGACTACGGCCCCCACGCGTCCGACCCGCTGAAGGTCCCGCTGGACTCGGGCCGCGCCTTCGACGCCGGGGCGCTCACCCCCGACGTCCGCGCCGAGCAGGAGAAGCTGCTCTGGGCCGACACCGTCGTGTTCCAGTTCCCGCTGTGGTGGTACGGCATGCCCGCCATCCTCAAGGGCTGGGTCGACCGGGTCTTCACCTACCGCTTCGCGTACGGCGTCGGCGAGCACAGCGCCACCAAGTACGGCGAGCGCTTCGGCGAGGGCACCCTCGCGGGCCGCCGGGCCCTGCTGTCGGTCACCGTCGGCGGCCCGGAGTCGCACTACGCCGCCCGCGGGATCAACGGCCCCATCGACGACCTGCTGTTCCCGATCCACCACGGCATCCTCTACTACCCGGGCCTGGAGGTGCTGCCGCCCTTCGTGGTGTACGGCGGCGACCGGCTCGCCGAGCAGGACTACCCGGCCGTGGCCGCGGCCTGGGAACAGCGGCTGCTCACCCTGGGGTCGACCGAGCCGATCGCCTTCCGGCCGCAGAACTCCGGTGACTACGAGATCCCCTCGCTGCACCTGAAGGACGGGCTGGAGCCGGTCGGCCGGACGGGCTTCGGGCTGCACGTGCGTCCCTGA